The Bernardetia litoralis DSM 6794 genome includes a window with the following:
- the ychF gene encoding redox-regulated ATPase YchF: MGLRCGIVGLPNVGKSTLFNALSSAKAESANYPFCTIEPNVGIVTVPDERIAVLEDLITPQRTVPAIIEFVDIAGLVRGASKGEGLGNQFLANIREVDAIAHVIRCFEDDNIIHVDGKINPVLDKETIDVELQLKDLETVEKRLVRIGKAARTGDKTAKKEFEAFEKVRLHLEQGKNLRSLVLEEDEKELIDEAFLLTQKPVIYVANVDEKSIHTGNALVEQLKESVKDENAEVVMVCASIESQIAELEDPEEKEMFLEEYQLKESGLNKLIRSAYSILNLITYFTAGVKEVRAWTIERGWKAPKAASVIHTDFERGFIRAEVIKLDDYEKYRTEVALKEAGKLAVEGKEYVVTDGDVMHFRFNV; this comes from the coding sequence ATGGGATTACGTTGTGGAATCGTTGGTTTGCCAAATGTTGGGAAATCTACTCTTTTTAATGCTTTATCTAGTGCAAAGGCAGAATCTGCCAATTATCCGTTTTGTACAATTGAGCCAAATGTAGGTATTGTTACTGTTCCAGATGAGCGCATTGCAGTTTTGGAAGACTTGATTACACCACAGCGAACTGTTCCAGCAATTATTGAATTTGTGGATATTGCAGGTCTTGTACGTGGTGCAAGTAAAGGCGAAGGGTTGGGAAATCAATTTTTGGCAAATATCAGAGAAGTTGATGCGATTGCTCATGTAATTCGTTGTTTTGAAGATGACAATATTATTCATGTTGATGGAAAAATAAATCCTGTTTTGGATAAAGAAACTATTGATGTTGAATTACAACTCAAAGATTTAGAAACAGTCGAAAAACGCCTTGTTCGTATCGGAAAAGCTGCTCGCACAGGTGATAAAACAGCTAAAAAAGAATTTGAAGCATTCGAAAAAGTAAGATTACATTTAGAACAAGGAAAAAATCTACGTTCTTTAGTTTTAGAAGAAGACGAAAAAGAACTTATTGATGAAGCATTTTTGCTTACTCAAAAACCTGTTATTTATGTAGCTAATGTAGATGAAAAATCTATTCATACAGGAAATGCTCTTGTCGAACAACTCAAAGAGTCTGTAAAAGATGAAAATGCTGAGGTTGTTATGGTTTGTGCTTCTATTGAATCTCAAATTGCAGAATTAGAAGACCCAGAAGAAAAAGAAATGTTTTTGGAAGAATATCAACTCAAAGAATCAGGTCTTAATAAACTTATTCGTAGTGCATATTCTATTTTAAATCTAATTACTTATTTTACGGCTGGTGTAAAAGAAGTCAGAGCATGGACAATCGAAAGAGGTTGGAAAGCTCCAAAAGCTGCAAGTGTTATTCATACAGATTTTGAGCGTGGATTTATTCGTGCTGAAGTAATCAAATTAGATGATTATGAAAAATATAGAACAGAAGTAGCATTAAAAGAAGCTGGAAAATTAGCCGTAGAAGGAAAAGAATATGTAGTAACTGATGGAGATGTAATGCACTTTAGATTTAATGTATAA
- a CDS encoding DUF2339 domain-containing protein — MDEKNNPKDEFKKEKDNLEEENEKFPNQNFEEKVNQLPKNLIPKKYTLQSSTQNADSEASDLLKVAEGFREEIQEVRSYLRRFDKDYEENVKKDPIYHHLSQMSDLTIEDDELAQRIYKNKIKEYKGTREGARQTGDMVGRGRKVYLKVFGEDATTQEKRSQPDSRYQPKEATLQNQTRALEEIYSQSKKGLEEYLGENLLNKIGIFMLIIGVIMLINFGIDSGFIGNIGQLFIGFTVGGILLALSHRERNTSKNTSATYLVGGMIILYYSANLLFEYYSVGSQIWAYAINLLITSIAVILAIAHNRKTLALMSILGGYVTSFIVVGFETTNYFALFAYLLLLNIIALAIAHRKEWDNINIFTFIASLLLFDSWIFVYADFNIGNNAITALVFATLYYVTFFLMNVIYSMGTQQRLKSFNYAMLLANVISYVIIISYVLYQIDSFGYLGAFIFGLAVFNSVYSYLLYKSDSADVKLFYTVIGYTILFFTIAIPLLVDKEYINICYVFEGVILIWVGIRSQMSVFKTASMFLIGASILVWFLDLYWAYENDLTRRFLLNGAVLSSLLAMVGLAFSIYLLKDEDENEDIGFITVGMYTNFLGGFMLLILFLIGNLELIIHKANNFGSNDFRLILIGLFNIIYAVGVWQFAKTVKWHGVTQIMGGMVFLMALVYLGLVQPQAMDLLLEHIRTKSAESHWLTNSNALSQYLGHYINLFITLFGLILLTRDVYYEDGEKSVMYAITIYILCFAVVAYLSLELRNAVIWIFYDIGDGLEGKDAILEINSQFGYPILWAFLSVTAITLGMKYKIKEVRLFALILFIVLLAKFAFWDFWRMGRVEGIITFVIVGAILLRIGWKYNQLKKIVMEGELQEIYQNTSETETPRPQPTGRIPSERQPTQETKNRRNPNSNRNIGSEMNEEDKKKEQDELADLPPPPKPRPEDRTPNKPNKEDE, encoded by the coding sequence ATGGACGAAAAAAACAATCCTAAGGACGAATTCAAAAAAGAAAAAGATAACTTGGAAGAAGAAAATGAAAAATTTCCCAATCAAAATTTTGAGGAAAAAGTAAATCAACTTCCCAAAAACCTTATTCCAAAAAAATATACCTTACAATCTTCTACTCAAAATGCAGATAGTGAGGCTAGTGATTTATTGAAAGTTGCTGAAGGATTTAGAGAAGAAATTCAAGAGGTTCGTTCTTATTTACGACGTTTTGATAAAGATTATGAAGAAAATGTAAAAAAAGACCCTATCTATCATCATCTAAGTCAGATGAGTGACCTTACTATTGAAGATGATGAACTGGCACAAAGAATTTATAAAAATAAAATAAAAGAATATAAAGGAACAAGAGAGGGCGCACGCCAAACAGGCGATATGGTAGGTAGGGGCAGAAAAGTATATTTGAAGGTCTTTGGAGAAGATGCAACTACCCAAGAAAAACGAAGCCAACCTGACTCTCGCTATCAACCCAAAGAAGCGACTTTACAAAATCAAACCCGTGCTTTAGAAGAAATTTATAGCCAAAGTAAAAAAGGTTTAGAAGAGTATTTAGGTGAAAACCTGCTCAATAAAATTGGTATTTTTATGCTTATTATAGGTGTAATTATGCTTATTAATTTTGGTATTGATTCTGGTTTTATTGGAAATATAGGGCAATTATTTATTGGGTTTACAGTAGGTGGGATTTTACTAGCTCTTTCACACCGTGAAAGAAATACCAGCAAAAACACAAGCGCAACTTACTTAGTTGGTGGGATGATTATTTTATATTATTCAGCTAATTTACTTTTTGAATATTATTCAGTAGGAAGTCAGATTTGGGCGTATGCAATAAATTTACTTATTACTTCAATAGCTGTTATTTTAGCGATTGCACACAATAGAAAAACATTAGCTTTAATGTCTATTTTGGGAGGGTATGTAACTTCGTTTATTGTTGTAGGTTTCGAAACCACAAATTATTTTGCTCTTTTTGCGTATCTTTTATTGCTCAATATCATTGCTTTAGCCATTGCACACCGAAAGGAATGGGATAATATAAATATTTTTACATTCATAGCTTCACTACTTCTTTTTGATAGTTGGATATTTGTTTATGCCGATTTTAATATTGGAAATAATGCTATTACAGCTCTTGTATTTGCGACTCTTTATTATGTTACCTTTTTCTTGATGAATGTAATTTATAGTATGGGTACACAGCAGCGTTTGAAGAGTTTTAATTATGCAATGCTTTTGGCTAATGTTATTTCCTATGTTATTATTATTTCCTATGTACTTTATCAAATTGATAGTTTTGGCTATTTAGGAGCATTTATTTTTGGCTTGGCAGTCTTTAATTCTGTTTATTCTTACCTTCTTTATAAGTCAGATAGTGCTGATGTAAAACTTTTTTATACTGTTATTGGCTATACAATTTTGTTTTTTACAATTGCAATTCCTCTTCTTGTAGATAAAGAATATATCAATATTTGTTATGTTTTTGAAGGTGTAATCTTGATTTGGGTAGGTATTCGTTCGCAAATGAGTGTCTTCAAAACAGCTTCTATGTTTTTGATTGGAGCTTCTATTCTTGTTTGGTTTTTAGATTTGTATTGGGCTTATGAAAACGATTTGACAAGACGGTTTTTATTAAATGGAGCTGTTTTGAGCAGTCTTTTAGCAATGGTTGGACTTGCTTTCTCAATTTATTTATTGAAAGATGAAGATGAAAATGAAGATATTGGATTCATAACAGTAGGAATGTACACCAATTTTCTAGGTGGTTTTATGCTGCTTATTTTGTTTTTGATAGGAAATTTAGAACTCATAATCCACAAAGCAAATAATTTTGGAAGTAATGATTTTAGACTTATTCTAATTGGACTGTTTAATATTATTTATGCTGTTGGTGTGTGGCAATTTGCTAAAACTGTAAAATGGCATGGAGTTACACAGATTATGGGAGGAATGGTCTTTTTGATGGCTTTGGTTTATCTTGGTTTGGTGCAACCTCAAGCAATGGATTTGCTTTTAGAACACATTCGTACAAAATCAGCAGAATCACATTGGCTAACAAATAGTAATGCACTTTCTCAATATTTGGGACATTATATCAATCTTTTTATTACTCTTTTTGGGTTGATTTTACTTACTCGTGATGTCTATTATGAAGATGGTGAAAAATCAGTCATGTATGCCATTACAATTTATATTTTATGCTTTGCTGTGGTAGCTTATTTATCTTTAGAGCTTCGCAATGCTGTTATTTGGATTTTCTATGATATTGGTGATGGGTTAGAAGGAAAAGATGCAATATTAGAAATAAATAGTCAATTTGGGTATCCTATTTTATGGGCTTTTTTGTCAGTAACAGCTATTACTTTGGGTATGAAATATAAAATAAAAGAGGTGCGTTTGTTTGCTCTTATTTTATTTATTGTTTTGCTTGCTAAGTTTGCTTTTTGGGATTTTTGGAGAATGGGAAGAGTCGAAGGAATTATCACTTTTGTTATTGTGGGTGCAATTTTATTGCGTATTGGTTGGAAATATAATCAACTCAAAAAAATTGTTATGGAAGGAGAATTGCAAGAAATTTATCAAAATACTTCTGAAACAGAAACACCAAGACCACAACCAACTGGAAGAATCCCATCTGAAAGACAACCTACTCAAGAGACAAAAAATAGAAGAAATCCAAACTCAAATAGAAATATAGGTTCAGAAATGAATGAAGAAGACAAAAAAAAGGAACAAGATGAATTGGCTGATTTGCCTCCTCCTCCAAAACCTCGTCCAGAAGACAGAACTCCAAACAAACCAAATAAAGAGGATGAATAA
- a CDS encoding T9SS C-terminal target domain-containing protein: protein MNLKNRKYLPSSFSFIVLTIFLFLLSFGKHTLLAQTPCFDVANIKGCAPLTVNVTDCSGADPNLVFYRFGGARVQRETIFTFQEPGIYSISQLINTGGTGGDSVRRENIIEVFAPKVVDFTVLRCADKKVRVQINEDYYDSYKIDFGDNQSIIIGDNEFAEHTYNSENNFTITVRGLFTDGAENCTPSSKIITPVGDFLPPQVTRFETFENGNAKIDYILQTELPHSLEIMTSNGFEKIDSISVGSTSFMIENVLPNAIYRISVQDICSNQTESSSLFYVADVFLRGEENYIDINWTKVTGIDDTEFVKYTLLKDGNSIYDTTDVSITRIFDEAVVCKVTYCYQLETEFASGLKIISPKRCILAASNVLPPSVFDVYASFTPTGQTVFSWSYPVSLLGAVVTGTKITRKNNLGIENNYTLNSTDSTFEDRAVNIETAPYCYSISYTNACDLTSEPSPFICPIILKMEGDTRQKEGTLYFDWTSFEGIPTNNYILEQTDSLGKEPFSTQSVSSSGTYSIDIGSQENQTSYIRIRADLGDSVTYSNTIRIDFNSYINFPNIFTPNGDNLNDTYGVESKFIKEFEMIIFNRWGEGVFQTNDINERWEGRYRNNLAPSGEYTLKIVATDQRNRKYIFTEMVKLMR, encoded by the coding sequence ATGAATTTAAAAAATAGAAAATATCTGCCTTCTAGTTTTTCATTTATTGTACTTACTATTTTCTTATTTCTGTTGTCTTTTGGAAAACATACTCTCCTTGCACAAACTCCTTGTTTTGATGTTGCTAATATAAAAGGTTGTGCGCCCTTGACTGTAAATGTTACAGATTGTTCAGGTGCAGACCCAAATTTAGTGTTTTATCGCTTTGGAGGAGCTAGGGTTCAGCGTGAGACTATTTTTACATTCCAAGAACCAGGTATTTATTCTATTTCTCAACTCATAAATACAGGAGGAACAGGCGGAGATTCGGTCAGACGAGAAAATATTATTGAGGTTTTTGCGCCTAAAGTTGTTGATTTTACGGTGCTTCGTTGTGCAGATAAAAAAGTAAGAGTACAAATAAATGAAGATTATTATGACTCTTATAAAATAGATTTTGGAGATAATCAATCTATAATTATTGGAGATAATGAGTTTGCAGAACACACTTATAACTCTGAAAATAATTTTACGATTACAGTAAGAGGACTTTTTACAGATGGCGCAGAAAATTGTACACCAAGTAGTAAAATAATAACGCCTGTGGGTGATTTTTTGCCTCCACAAGTAACTCGTTTTGAAACTTTTGAAAATGGAAATGCAAAAATAGATTATATATTACAAACAGAATTACCTCATAGTTTAGAAATTATGACAAGTAATGGGTTTGAGAAAATAGATAGTATTTCGGTAGGTTCTACCAGTTTTATGATTGAAAATGTTTTGCCAAATGCAATTTATCGTATTTCTGTTCAAGATATATGTTCTAATCAAACTGAAAGTTCATCACTTTTTTATGTGGCTGATGTGTTTTTGAGAGGAGAAGAAAATTATATTGATATTAATTGGACAAAAGTAACAGGAATTGATGATACAGAATTTGTGAAATATACACTTTTGAAAGATGGAAATTCAATTTATGATACTACTGATGTTTCTATCACTCGTATTTTTGATGAAGCTGTGGTTTGTAAGGTTACCTATTGTTATCAGTTGGAAACAGAATTTGCCTCTGGACTCAAAATTATTAGTCCAAAACGTTGTATTTTGGCTGCCTCAAATGTTCTTCCTCCTTCTGTTTTTGATGTTTATGCAAGTTTTACTCCTACTGGACAAACTGTTTTTTCGTGGTCTTATCCTGTGAGTTTGTTAGGTGCAGTAGTTACTGGAACTAAAATAACTAGAAAAAATAATTTAGGAATTGAAAATAATTACACTCTAAATTCAACAGATTCAACTTTTGAAGATAGAGCAGTCAATATTGAAACAGCACCTTATTGTTATTCTATTTCTTATACAAATGCTTGTGATTTGACCTCTGAACCAAGTCCTTTTATTTGCCCGATTATATTGAAAATGGAAGGAGATACAAGGCAAAAAGAAGGAACACTTTATTTTGATTGGACAAGTTTTGAAGGAATACCTACAAATAATTATATTTTAGAACAAACTGATTCTTTAGGAAAAGAGCCTTTTAGTACACAGTCTGTTTCTAGTTCTGGAACATATTCTATTGATATTGGTAGTCAAGAAAATCAGACAAGTTATATAAGAATACGTGCAGATTTAGGCGATTCGGTTACTTATTCGAATACTATTCGTATTGATTTTAACTCTTATATTAATTTCCCAAATATTTTTACACCAAATGGCGATAATTTGAATGATACGTATGGAGTAGAAAGCAAATTTATAAAAGAATTTGAGATGATAATTTTCAATAGGTGGGGAGAAGGTGTTTTTCAGACAAATGATATAAATGAGCGTTGGGAAGGAAGGTACAGAAATAATTTAGCTCCTTCAGGAGAATACACGCTCAAAATAGTTGCTACTGACCAAAGAAATAGAAAATATATTTTTACTGAAATGGTGAAGTTAATGAGGTAA
- a CDS encoding NADH-quinone oxidoreductase subunit C has protein sequence MTFEEIANILKEKFQNSISIQNVETLQPRILIEKKEAFLEIAHFLYSDERLYFDNLVCITALDNQDSFEVIYQFYSYPFEHSITLAVLLVNEEDKNPVVDSLTSIWKAADWHEREAFDMIGIEFNNHPDLRRLLMPADWEGFPLRKDYKTQENYHGIKVDY, from the coding sequence ATGACTTTTGAAGAAATAGCTAATATTTTAAAAGAAAAATTTCAAAATTCTATATCAATTCAAAATGTAGAAACTCTACAACCTCGTATTTTGATAGAAAAAAAAGAAGCTTTCTTAGAAATAGCTCATTTTTTATATTCTGACGAACGACTTTATTTTGATAATTTAGTTTGTATAACAGCTTTGGATAATCAAGATAGTTTTGAAGTAATTTATCAATTCTATTCTTATCCTTTTGAGCATTCAATTACTTTGGCTGTTTTATTAGTAAATGAAGAAGACAAAAATCCTGTTGTTGATTCTCTTACTTCAATTTGGAAAGCTGCCGATTGGCACGAAAGAGAGGCATTTGATATGATAGGAATTGAATTTAATAATCACCCAGATTTGAGAAGGTTATTAATGCCTGCTGATTGGGAAGGTTTTCCTCTTCGTAAAGATTACAAAACACAAGAAAATTATCATGGAATAAAAGTAGATTATTAG